The following proteins come from a genomic window of Streptomyces sp. NBC_01716:
- the rbfA gene encoding 30S ribosome-binding factor RbfA, with the protein MTDNARARKLADRIQVVVAETLDRRIKDPRLGFVTITDARVTGDLREATVFYTVYGDDEERAASAAALESAKGVLRSEVGRQTGVRFTPTLAFVPDALPDNARTIEDLLDKARAKDAEVREVSTGKTYAGEADPYRKPGDEGYEDDAEGGSEAGGGADAASGDGAAGRGDGDDTDGAAAK; encoded by the coding sequence GTGACCGACAACGCGCGGGCCCGCAAGCTGGCCGACCGCATCCAGGTCGTGGTCGCGGAGACCCTGGACCGGCGTATCAAGGATCCTCGGCTGGGGTTCGTGACCATCACGGACGCCCGGGTCACCGGCGACCTGCGGGAGGCCACGGTCTTCTACACGGTCTACGGCGACGACGAGGAGCGCGCGGCGTCCGCCGCCGCCCTGGAGAGCGCCAAGGGCGTGCTGCGGTCCGAGGTGGGCCGTCAGACCGGCGTGCGATTCACGCCCACGCTGGCGTTCGTCCCCGACGCGCTGCCGGACAACGCCCGCACCATCGAGGACCTTCTCGACAAGGCGCGCGCCAAGGACGCGGAGGTGCGGGAGGTGTCGACCGGTAAGACCTACGCGGGCGAGGCCGACCCATACCGCAAGCCCGGCGACGAGGGCTACGAGGACGACGCCGAAGGCGGTTCGGAGGCCGGGGGCGGGGCGGATGCCGCGTCCGGCGACGGTGCGGCCGGCCGAGGCGACGGCGACGACACGGACGGTGCCGCCGCTAAATGA
- a CDS encoding bifunctional riboflavin kinase/FAD synthetase, whose amino-acid sequence MQRWRGLEDIPQDWGRSVVTIGSYDGVHRGHQLIIGRTVERARELGVPSVVVTFDPHPSEVVRPGTHPPLLAPHDRRGELMAELGVDAVLVLPFTTDFSKLTPADFIVKVLVDKLHARAVIEGPNFRFGHRAAGNVAFLAELGATYDYEVEVIELYVSGAAGGGEPFSSTLTRRLVAEGDVAGAAEILGRPHRVEGVVVRGAQRGRDLGYPTANVETLPHTAIPADGVYAGWLTADGERMPAAISVGTNPQFNGTERTVEAYAIDRVGLELYGLHVAVDFLSYVRPQRTFDSIESLLDAIADDVKRSRDLVAAYDAR is encoded by the coding sequence GTGCAGCGCTGGCGCGGCTTGGAGGACATCCCCCAGGACTGGGGACGCAGCGTCGTCACCATCGGCTCCTACGACGGCGTGCACCGCGGACACCAGCTGATCATCGGGCGCACCGTCGAGCGGGCGCGGGAGCTCGGGGTGCCCTCGGTGGTCGTGACGTTCGACCCGCACCCGAGCGAGGTCGTCAGGCCCGGCACCCATCCGCCGTTGCTCGCGCCGCACGACCGGCGCGGGGAGCTGATGGCCGAGCTGGGTGTGGACGCGGTGCTCGTGCTGCCGTTCACTACCGACTTCTCGAAGCTGACGCCCGCCGATTTCATCGTCAAGGTGCTGGTCGACAAGTTGCACGCGCGCGCCGTCATCGAGGGGCCGAACTTCCGCTTCGGCCACCGGGCCGCCGGCAACGTCGCCTTCCTGGCCGAGCTGGGTGCGACGTACGACTACGAGGTCGAGGTCATCGAGCTGTACGTGAGCGGGGCGGCCGGTGGTGGCGAGCCCTTCTCGTCGACCCTGACGCGGCGGCTGGTCGCCGAGGGCGACGTCGCCGGGGCGGCGGAGATCCTGGGCAGGCCGCACCGCGTTGAGGGCGTGGTGGTGCGGGGCGCGCAACGTGGGCGCGACCTCGGCTACCCGACGGCCAACGTGGAGACGCTCCCGCACACCGCGATCCCGGCGGACGGCGTGTACGCGGGCTGGCTGACCGCCGACGGCGAGCGGATGCCGGCGGCGATCTCGGTCGGTACGAACCCGCAGTTCAACGGCACGGAGCGGACCGTGGAGGCGTACGCCATCGACCGGGTGGGGCTTGAGCTGTACGGGCTCCACGTCGCGGTGGACTTCCTGTCGTACGTACGGCCCCAGCGGACGTTCGACTCCATCGAGTCACTCCTCGATGCCATCGCCGACGACGTGAAGCGTTCGCGCGATCTCGTCGCCGCGTACGACGCGCGCTGA
- the rimP gene encoding ribosome maturation factor RimP: protein MSTTHSERLRGLLEPLVSAKGLDLEEIELTRAGRRRVLRIVVDSDDGVDLDACAELSRTISTTLDETDAMGEDEYQLEVTSPGADRPLTERRHYERAVGRLAKIQLHEGDEFVARVLAVDEAGVDLEVPGVKGRKPTARRVEFASIAKARVELEFNRKDKKEEEA, encoded by the coding sequence ATGAGCACCACCCACAGCGAGAGGCTGCGCGGACTGCTGGAACCGCTCGTCAGCGCGAAGGGCCTGGATCTCGAAGAGATCGAGCTGACCCGGGCGGGCAGGCGTCGTGTGCTGAGGATCGTGGTCGACTCCGACGACGGGGTGGATCTGGACGCGTGCGCCGAGCTGAGCCGCACCATCTCCACGACTCTCGACGAGACCGACGCGATGGGCGAGGACGAGTACCAGCTCGAAGTGACCTCCCCCGGAGCCGACCGCCCGCTGACCGAGCGCCGTCATTACGAACGCGCCGTCGGCCGTCTGGCGAAGATCCAGCTTCATGAGGGCGACGAATTCGTGGCCCGTGTCCTCGCGGTGGACGAGGCGGGAGTCGACCTCGAAGTACCGGGCGTGAAGGGGCGCAAGCCGACCGCCCGCCGGGTCGAGTTCGCGTCGATCGCCAAGGCGCGCGTGGAGCTCGAGTTCAACCGCAAGGACAAGAAGGAAGAGGAGGCGTAG
- the nusA gene encoding transcription termination factor NusA, translating to MDIDVKLLKGLAQEKEIPFDLLVEAIESALLIAYHRTEGSRRLARVVLSRDNGHVTVWAKEDPSELEEGQEPKEFDDTPSDFGRIAATTARQVIQQRLRDAENDVTFGEYARREGDVVAGQVQQGKDPRNVLVRLDDKLEAILPVQEQVPGEEYTHGLRLRTFVVRVAKGVRGPSVTLSRTHPNLVKKLFELEVPEIADGSVEICAIAREAGHRTKIAVRSTRSGLNPKGACIGPMGARVRNVMAELHGEKIDIVDWSDDPAEMVANALSPARVSKVEVVDLGARSARVTVPDYQLSLAIGKEGQNARLAARLTGWRIDIRPDTEQTDGADGAADNGAAAGGRPPRGDRG from the coding sequence ATGGACATCGACGTGAAGCTCCTGAAGGGCTTGGCACAAGAGAAGGAGATCCCGTTCGACCTACTGGTCGAGGCGATCGAATCCGCCCTCCTCATCGCCTACCACCGCACCGAGGGAAGCCGCCGTCTCGCCCGCGTCGTCCTCAGCCGCGACAACGGTCATGTAACGGTCTGGGCCAAGGAGGACCCGTCGGAGCTGGAGGAGGGCCAGGAGCCGAAGGAGTTCGACGACACCCCGTCCGACTTCGGCCGTATCGCCGCCACGACGGCGCGACAGGTCATCCAGCAGCGGCTGCGGGACGCCGAGAACGACGTCACGTTCGGTGAGTACGCGCGCCGTGAGGGCGACGTCGTCGCCGGCCAGGTCCAGCAGGGCAAGGACCCCCGCAACGTCCTGGTGCGGCTGGACGACAAGCTGGAGGCCATCCTCCCTGTGCAGGAGCAGGTGCCCGGCGAGGAGTACACACACGGTCTGCGGCTGCGTACATTCGTGGTCCGCGTGGCCAAGGGCGTACGGGGCCCCTCGGTGACCCTGTCGCGTACCCACCCCAACCTCGTGAAGAAGCTCTTCGAGCTGGAGGTCCCGGAGATCGCGGACGGCTCCGTGGAGATCTGCGCGATCGCCCGTGAGGCGGGCCACCGTACGAAGATCGCCGTACGGTCCACCCGCTCCGGTCTCAACCCCAAGGGCGCCTGCATCGGCCCCATGGGGGCGCGGGTGCGCAATGTGATGGCGGAGCTGCACGGCGAGAAGATCGACATCGTCGACTGGTCGGACGACCCGGCCGAGATGGTCGCCAACGCCCTGTCGCCGGCCCGCGTCAGCAAGGTCGAGGTCGTCGACCTCGGCGCCCGCTCCGCGCGCGTGACGGTGCCGGACTACCAGCTGTCGTTGGCGATCGGCAAGGAAGGGCAGAACGCCCGCCTCGCCGCCCGCCTCACCGGCTGGCGCATCGACATCCGGCCCGACACGGAGCAGACCGACGGGGCGGACGGGGCGGCGGACAACGGCGCCGCCGCGGGTGGTCGGCCACCTCGCGGCGACCGGGGCTGA
- a CDS encoding ABC transporter ATP-binding protein, with translation MTETPNTETPKAAAPQAGPPKAASSLLEIKDLRVTYGTGPSAVPAVRGVDLVLESGRKLGIAGESGCGKSTLALALLRLLPATAKLTGHVLLDGEDVLTMKWGRLRAVRWAGASIVFQGAMHSLNAVHRVGDQIAEPVLLHRGATPAAARKRTGELLEQVGLPAARADAYPHELSGGQRQRVMIAMALACDPRLIVADEPTTALDVMIQAQILRLIEQLVAEQDISLLMISHDLAVLSDTCDRLAVMYAGRIVEEGPAKSVYDAAEHPYSRALSAAFPRIGDPASRRAPRGLPGDPPDPSALPSGCTFHPRCPVALDECAREDQSLREAGPGRHAACVHVGAAVPAQVSVTSTEPRP, from the coding sequence TTGACCGAAACACCGAACACGGAGACCCCGAAGGCAGCGGCGCCGCAAGCGGGGCCTCCGAAGGCGGCGTCGAGCCTCCTTGAGATCAAGGATCTGCGGGTGACGTACGGTACGGGGCCCTCCGCCGTCCCCGCCGTACGGGGCGTCGACCTCGTCCTCGAATCGGGCCGCAAGCTCGGCATCGCGGGCGAGTCCGGCTGCGGCAAGTCCACCCTGGCGCTGGCCCTGCTCCGGCTGCTGCCCGCCACCGCGAAGCTGACGGGGCACGTGCTGCTCGACGGTGAGGACGTGCTCACCATGAAGTGGGGCAGGCTGCGCGCGGTGCGCTGGGCCGGGGCCTCGATCGTCTTCCAGGGCGCCATGCACTCGCTCAACGCCGTCCACCGGGTCGGCGACCAGATCGCCGAACCGGTGCTGCTGCACCGCGGCGCGACGCCCGCCGCCGCCCGCAAACGCACCGGGGAACTGCTGGAGCAGGTCGGCCTGCCGGCCGCCCGCGCCGACGCCTATCCGCACGAGCTGTCCGGCGGCCAGCGGCAGCGCGTGATGATCGCGATGGCGCTGGCCTGCGACCCCCGGCTCATCGTCGCGGACGAGCCGACGACCGCGCTCGACGTGATGATCCAGGCCCAAATCCTGCGACTTATCGAGCAGTTGGTCGCCGAGCAGGACATCAGCCTGCTGATGATCAGTCACGACCTCGCGGTGCTCTCCGACACCTGTGACCGGCTCGCCGTGATGTACGCGGGCCGGATCGTCGAGGAAGGGCCGGCGAAGTCGGTGTACGACGCCGCCGAGCACCCGTACAGCCGCGCGCTGTCTGCGGCGTTCCCCCGGATCGGGGATCCCGCCTCACGGCGCGCGCCGCGCGGTCTGCCGGGTGACCCGCCCGATCCTTCGGCGCTGCCGTCGGGCTGTACGTTCCACCCGCGCTGCCCTGTCGCCCTGGACGAGTGCGCGCGGGAGGACCAGTCGCTGCGGGAGGCGGGGCCGGGTCGCCACGCGGCGTGCGTGCATGTGGGCGCCGCCGTACCGGCACAGGTGTCGGTGACGTCCACGGAGCCGCGCCCATGA
- the truB gene encoding tRNA pseudouridine(55) synthase TruB, whose product MTQQLPTPDGLVIVDKPSGFTSHDVVAKMRGIAKTRRVGHAGTLDPMATGVLVLGVERATKLLGHLALTEKEYLGTIRLGQDTVTDDAEGETTSSTDASGVTREGIDAGVAALTGAIMQVPSKVSAIKIDGKRSYARVRGGEDFEIPARPVTVSSFKVYDVRADVAEDGTPVVDLVVSVVCSSGTYIRALARDLGAGLGVGGHLTALRRTRVGPYGLDEARTLDQHQERLTVMPVADAAASAFPRWDVDEKRAKLLLNGVRLDMPVRRDGAARAGTGSGPGPGPVAAFGPDGRLLALVEEQGGKAKSLAVFG is encoded by the coding sequence ATGACACAGCAACTCCCCACGCCCGACGGCCTTGTCATCGTGGACAAGCCGTCGGGCTTCACTTCGCACGACGTCGTGGCCAAGATGCGCGGCATCGCCAAGACCCGTCGCGTCGGCCACGCCGGCACGCTCGACCCCATGGCGACGGGCGTCCTCGTCCTCGGCGTGGAACGGGCCACCAAGCTGCTGGGGCATCTCGCCCTGACCGAGAAGGAGTACCTCGGCACGATCAGGCTGGGGCAGGACACCGTCACCGACGACGCCGAGGGCGAGACCACCTCGTCGACAGACGCGTCCGGGGTCACCCGCGAGGGAATCGACGCCGGGGTGGCCGCCCTCACCGGCGCGATCATGCAGGTGCCGTCCAAGGTCAGCGCGATCAAGATCGACGGGAAACGGTCGTACGCCCGCGTACGGGGCGGCGAGGACTTCGAGATCCCGGCGCGGCCGGTGACCGTCTCGTCGTTCAAGGTGTACGACGTCCGCGCCGACGTCGCGGAGGACGGTACCCCCGTGGTTGACCTGGTCGTGTCGGTCGTCTGCTCCTCCGGTACGTACATCCGCGCCCTCGCACGTGACCTCGGTGCCGGGCTCGGCGTCGGGGGGCATCTGACGGCGCTGCGCAGGACGCGGGTCGGTCCGTACGGCCTCGACGAGGCGAGGACGCTCGACCAGCATCAGGAGCGGCTGACGGTGATGCCGGTCGCGGACGCTGCCGCTTCGGCGTTTCCGCGCTGGGACGTGGACGAGAAGCGGGCGAAGCTGCTTCTCAACGGGGTGCGGCTGGACATGCCGGTGCGCCGGGACGGGGCGGCGAGGGCCGGCACCGGCTCAGGCCCCGGACCTGGCCCCGTGGCGGCGTTCGGGCCGGACGGGCGGCTCCTGGCGCTGGTGGAGGAACAGGGCGGCAAGGCGAAGAGCCTGGCGGTCTTCGGCTGA
- a CDS encoding ferritin-like domain-containing protein produces the protein MSSDGALDAAQAALAAEHAAIYGYGVVGGRVGDERRTEATHAYDAHRARRDALARTVRDLGGKPVAAAAAYAMPFEVPDSAAAVSLAAELEDRIAGVYSDLVRAAEGPLRQDAAGALREAAVRAVRWRGSGVAFPGLAERL, from the coding sequence GTGAGCAGTGACGGTGCGCTGGACGCCGCCCAGGCCGCCCTCGCCGCGGAGCACGCCGCGATCTACGGGTACGGCGTCGTCGGCGGCCGGGTCGGCGACGAACGCCGCACGGAGGCGACTCACGCGTACGACGCCCACCGAGCCCGACGGGACGCTCTCGCGCGTACGGTGCGCGATCTCGGCGGCAAGCCGGTGGCGGCCGCCGCCGCGTACGCCATGCCCTTCGAGGTGCCCGACTCGGCCGCCGCCGTAAGCCTCGCCGCCGAGTTGGAGGACCGGATCGCGGGCGTGTACTCCGACCTCGTGCGGGCCGCCGAGGGGCCGCTGCGCCAGGACGCCGCGGGGGCACTGCGTGAGGCGGCGGTCCGGGCGGTGCGCTGGCGGGGCAGCGGCGTAGCCTTTCCTGGGCTCGCCGAGCGACTGTGA
- a CDS encoding YlxR family protein, giving the protein MSGRTHARACPERTCVGCRERAPKNDLLRIVEVEGACLPDPRGTLPGRGAYVHPVSFCLDQAVRRRAFPRAFRAKGPLDSAELRRHIEQA; this is encoded by the coding sequence ATGTCTGGCCGGACGCACGCTCGCGCCTGCCCAGAGCGAACCTGCGTGGGATGCCGGGAGCGAGCGCCCAAGAACGATCTGCTGCGCATCGTGGAGGTCGAGGGTGCTTGCCTCCCTGATCCACGCGGTACGCTGCCCGGCCGGGGCGCGTATGTACACCCCGTCTCGTTCTGTCTCGATCAGGCGGTCCGCCGCCGGGCGTTTCCCCGGGCCTTCAGGGCCAAGGGACCGCTCGACAGCGCGGAACTGCGCCGACACATCGAGCAGGCGTAA
- a CDS encoding DUF503 domain-containing protein, with amino-acid sequence MYVGTLSFDLLLGDVRSLKEKRSIVRPIVAELQRKFGVSVAETGDQDLYRRAEIGLAVVSGDTGHLRDVLDRCERMVAGRPEVELLSVRRRLHGDDD; translated from the coding sequence ATGTATGTGGGGACACTGTCCTTCGACCTGCTCCTCGGCGACGTACGGTCGTTGAAGGAGAAACGCTCGATCGTCCGGCCGATCGTCGCCGAACTCCAGAGGAAGTTCGGGGTGAGTGTGGCGGAGACCGGCGATCAGGATCTCTACCGCAGGGCCGAGATCGGTCTGGCGGTGGTGTCCGGGGACACGGGGCATCTGAGAGACGTTCTGGACCGGTGCGAGCGCATGGTCGCCGGCCGTCCGGAGGTGGAGCTGCTGTCCGTACGACGGCGGCTGCACGGAGACGACGACTGA
- a CDS encoding ABC transporter ATP-binding protein gives MTTTPTPLLSATGLHVTFPGRRGAPAARAVDGVDLDIGGGEIVALVGESGCGKTTLARTLLGLVPPTTGSITFGGVPLGYQSAALKAYRKRVQLVLQDPSGSLNPRHTVYEAVAEGLRIHRYRGNEREAVAEALSRAGLRPPERFFLRYPHELSGGQRQRVVIAGALVLKPELIVADEPVASLDASVRGEILALLLSLRDELGLSALVVTHDLGLAWNIADRVAVMYLGRIVETGPVEQVLTAPQHPYTQALLSVLPESGVQPVVLAGEPPDPSRIPGGCRFHARCQILASGEAERSGVATKCRTEALPILTGGDSTQVACHWAAAAAAAPEGEKVL, from the coding sequence ATGACCACCACGCCCACGCCTCTGCTCTCGGCCACGGGGCTGCATGTCACGTTCCCCGGGCGGCGCGGCGCCCCGGCGGCGCGCGCCGTCGACGGTGTCGATCTCGACATCGGCGGCGGCGAGATCGTCGCCCTGGTCGGCGAATCGGGCTGTGGCAAGACCACGCTCGCGCGGACGCTGCTCGGCCTGGTGCCGCCGACGACGGGTTCCATCACCTTCGGCGGCGTACCTCTCGGCTACCAGTCCGCCGCCCTCAAGGCGTACCGCAAGCGCGTCCAACTGGTGCTCCAGGATCCGAGCGGTTCGCTGAATCCGCGGCACACCGTGTACGAAGCGGTGGCCGAGGGCCTGCGCATCCACCGGTACCGGGGCAACGAACGCGAGGCCGTCGCCGAGGCGCTGTCCCGTGCCGGGCTCCGCCCGCCGGAGCGGTTCTTCCTGCGGTATCCGCACGAGCTGTCGGGCGGCCAGCGTCAGCGAGTCGTCATCGCCGGCGCACTCGTGCTGAAGCCCGAACTGATCGTCGCCGACGAGCCCGTGGCGTCGCTCGACGCCTCCGTACGGGGCGAGATCCTGGCGCTGCTGCTGTCGCTCCGCGACGAACTAGGGCTGTCCGCCCTGGTCGTGACCCACGACCTCGGGCTCGCCTGGAACATCGCCGACCGGGTCGCCGTGATGTATCTGGGCCGGATCGTCGAGACGGGGCCGGTCGAGCAGGTGCTGACGGCTCCCCAGCATCCGTACACGCAGGCGTTGTTGTCGGTACTGCCGGAGTCGGGGGTCCAACCGGTTGTCCTGGCGGGCGAGCCGCCGGACCCGTCGCGTATCCCGGGCGGCTGCCGTTTCCACGCCAGGTGCCAGATCCTCGCCTCCGGCGAGGCGGAGCGCTCAGGTGTCGCGACCAAGTGCCGCACGGAGGCACTGCCGATACTGACGGGCGGCGACTCGACCCAGGTCGCCTGTCACTGGGCCGCCGCAGCCGCAGCCGCCCCGGAGGGCGAAAAGGTGCTCTGA
- the infB gene encoding translation initiation factor IF-2, whose product MAKVRVYELAKEFGVESKVVMAKLQELGEFVRSASSTIEAPVVRKLTDALQGPGGNAAKPAAKPGAPRKASPAKPAAPSPAQAARPAAPKPGAPAPKPAAAEAPQSGTPTSPAPAATPASGPRPGPKPPASKPAPSPVPAAEFSAPAPAAPQAPQAPQPPAAPRSGSATPGPRPTGGPAARPAPSGGQRDGGRDGGRGGERPARPAGQGARPGARPAGPRPGNNPFTSGGSTGMARPQAPRPGGAPRPGGAGAPGGPRPQGAGQGGPRPQAGAGGQGGRPSPGGMPRPQSPRPGGGPAGNRPNPGMMPQRPAAGPRPGGGPGGGRGPGGANRPAGGGGGGGRPGGGGGFAGRPGGGGGGGGFAGRPGGGGGAPGRPGGGGFGGGGGRPGFGGRPGGPGGRGGTQGAFGRPGGPARRGRKSKRQRRQEYEAMQAPSVGGVMLPRGQGQVVRLSRGASLTDFAEKINANPASLVAVMMNLGEMVTATQSVSDDTLHVLAGEMNYVVEIVSPEEEDRELLESFDIEFGEDEGGEEFLVARPPVVTVMGHVDHGKTRLLDAIRKTNVVAGEAGGITQHIGAYQVATEVNDEERRITFIDTPGHEAFTAMRARGAKSTDIAILVVAANDGVMPQTIEALNHAKAADVPIVVAVNKIDVEGADPTKVRGQLTEYGLVAEEYGGDTMFVDISAKQGLHIDSLLEAVVLTADASLDLRANPEQDAQGIAIEAHLDRGRGAVATVLVQRGTLRVGDTMVAGDAYGRVRAMLDDNGNNVEEAGPATPVLVLGLTNVPGAGDNFLVVDEDRTARQIAEKRAARERNAAFARKGVRFSLENLDEALKAGLVQELNLIIKGDASGSVEALESSLLQLDVGDEVDIRVLHRGVGAVTESDIDLAMGSDAIVIGFNVRAAGRASQMADREGVDVRYYSVIYQAIEEIEAALKGMLKPEYEEIELGTAEIREVFRSSKLGNIAGVLIRSGEVKRNTKARLVRDGKVIAEDLNIQGLRRFKDDVTEIREGFEGGINLGNFNDIKIDDVIATYEMREKPRG is encoded by the coding sequence GTGGCTAAGGTCCGGGTATACGAACTCGCCAAGGAGTTCGGCGTCGAGAGCAAGGTCGTCATGGCCAAGCTCCAAGAACTCGGTGAATTCGTCCGTTCGGCGTCCTCGACGATCGAGGCGCCGGTTGTACGTAAATTGACTGATGCTTTGCAGGGCCCCGGCGGCAACGCCGCGAAGCCCGCAGCGAAGCCCGGGGCCCCCCGTAAGGCGAGCCCCGCCAAGCCCGCCGCGCCCTCCCCGGCGCAGGCGGCACGTCCGGCTGCTCCCAAGCCCGGCGCCCCGGCTCCCAAGCCGGCCGCCGCCGAGGCCCCGCAGAGCGGCACACCTACCTCTCCGGCTCCGGCCGCGACGCCCGCCTCCGGCCCGCGTCCCGGTCCGAAGCCCCCGGCGTCGAAGCCCGCACCGTCTCCGGTGCCCGCGGCCGAGTTCTCGGCTCCGGCCCCGGCGGCGCCGCAGGCGCCCCAGGCCCCGCAGCCTCCGGCGGCCCCGCGTTCCGGTTCGGCCACCCCGGGGCCCCGCCCCACCGGTGGTCCTGCCGCCCGTCCGGCTCCGTCCGGCGGTCAGCGCGACGGCGGCCGTGACGGTGGCCGCGGCGGCGAGCGCCCCGCGCGTCCCGCGGGTCAGGGCGCCCGACCGGGTGCCCGTCCGGCGGGTCCCCGTCCGGGCAACAACCCCTTCACCTCTGGTGGTTCCACCGGAATGGCGCGCCCGCAGGCGCCCCGTCCGGGTGGCGCCCCGCGTCCCGGCGGTGCCGGTGCGCCCGGTGGTCCGCGTCCGCAGGGCGCCGGTCAGGGCGGTCCCCGTCCGCAGGCCGGTGCCGGTGGCCAGGGCGGTCGCCCCAGCCCCGGCGGTATGCCGCGTCCGCAGTCCCCGCGTCCCGGCGGCGGCCCCGCCGGTAACCGTCCGAACCCGGGCATGATGCCGCAGCGTCCCGCCGCGGGCCCGCGTCCCGGCGGCGGCCCCGGCGGAGGCCGTGGTCCCGGTGGTGCCAACAGGCCCGCCGGTGGCGGCGGTGGCGGCGGTCGTCCCGGTGGTGGCGGCGGCTTCGCCGGCCGTCCCGGTGGTGGCGGTGGCGGCGGTGGCTTCGCCGGCCGTCCTGGTGGCGGCGGCGGTGCTCCGGGTCGTCCCGGTGGTGGCGGTTTCGGTGGCGGCGGTGGCCGTCCCGGTTTCGGCGGACGTCCGGGTGGTCCCGGCGGCCGCGGTGGCACACAGGGCGCGTTCGGCCGCCCCGGCGGACCGGCCCGTCGTGGCCGTAAGTCGAAGCGGCAGAGGCGCCAGGAGTACGAGGCCATGCAGGCCCCGTCGGTAGGCGGCGTGATGCTGCCGCGCGGCCAGGGCCAGGTTGTCCGGCTGTCGCGCGGTGCGTCTCTCACCGACTTCGCGGAGAAGATCAACGCCAACCCGGCGTCGCTCGTCGCCGTGATGATGAACCTCGGCGAGATGGTCACCGCCACGCAGTCCGTCTCCGACGACACCCTGCACGTGCTCGCCGGCGAGATGAACTACGTCGTCGAGATCGTCAGCCCGGAGGAGGAGGACCGCGAGCTTCTCGAGTCCTTCGACATCGAGTTCGGCGAGGACGAGGGCGGCGAGGAGTTCCTCGTCGCGCGTCCGCCGGTCGTGACCGTCATGGGTCACGTCGACCACGGTAAGACCCGGCTCCTCGACGCCATCCGCAAGACGAATGTCGTCGCGGGCGAGGCCGGCGGTATCACGCAGCACATCGGCGCGTACCAGGTCGCCACCGAGGTCAACGACGAAGAGCGCAGGATCACCTTCATCGACACCCCGGGTCACGAGGCGTTCACCGCCATGCGTGCCCGTGGTGCCAAGTCCACCGACATCGCGATCCTCGTGGTGGCGGCGAACGACGGTGTGATGCCCCAGACGATCGAGGCGCTGAACCACGCCAAGGCGGCCGACGTGCCGATCGTGGTCGCGGTCAACAAGATCGACGTCGAGGGCGCGGACCCGACCAAGGTGCGCGGTCAGCTGACCGAGTACGGCCTCGTGGCCGAGGAGTACGGCGGCGACACCATGTTCGTCGACATCTCCGCCAAGCAGGGTCTGCACATCGACAGCCTGCTGGAGGCCGTGGTCCTCACGGCGGACGCCTCGCTCGACCTCCGGGCCAACCCGGAACAGGACGCGCAGGGTATCGCCATCGAGGCGCACCTCGACCGCGGTCGCGGCGCCGTCGCCACCGTGCTCGTCCAGCGCGGCACGCTGCGCGTCGGTGACACGATGGTCGCCGGTGACGCGTACGGCCGTGTCCGGGCGATGCTCGACGACAACGGCAACAACGTCGAGGAAGCGGGTCCCGCGACCCCCGTCCTGGTCCTGGGACTCACCAACGTCCCCGGCGCCGGCGACAACTTCCTCGTCGTCGACGAGGACCGCACCGCGCGGCAGATCGCCGAGAAGCGGGCCGCTCGTGAGCGGAACGCGGCGTTCGCCCGCAAGGGCGTCCGGTTCTCCCTGGAGAACCTGGACGAGGCCCTCAAGGCCGGCCTGGTGCAGGAACTCAACCTCATCATCAAGGGCGACGCGTCCGGTTCGGTGGAGGCTCTCGAGTCCTCGCTGCTCCAGCTCGACGTCGGTGACGAGGTCGACATCCGGGTCCTGCACCGCGGCGTCGGTGCGGTCACGGAGTCCGACATCGACCTGGCGATGGGCTCCGACGCCATCGTCATCGGCTTCAACGTGCGCGCCGCCGGGCGTGCTTCGCAGATGGCCGACCGCGAGGGTGTCGACGTCCGCTACTACTCGGTGATCTACCAGGCCATCGAGGAGATCGAGGCGGCCCTCAAGGGCATGCTCAAGCCGGAGTACGAGGAGATCGAGCTCGGTACGGCGGAGATCCGCGAGGTCTTCCGCTCGTCCAAGCTCGGCAACATCGCGGGTGTTCTCATCCGGTCCGGCGAGGTCAAGCGCAACACCAAGGCCCGGCTCGTCCGCGACGGCAAGGTCATCGCGGAGGACCTCAACATCCAGGGTCTGCGCCGCTTCAAGGACGATGTCACCGAGATCCGCGAAGGCTTCGAGGGCGGTATCAACCTCGGAAACTTCAACGACATCAAGATCGACGACGTCATCGCGACGTACGAGATGCGCGAGAAGCCGCGCGGCTGA